Part of the Cereibacter sphaeroides 2.4.1 genome, TCGCGCGCCGGCCGCCCTCCTCGTTGCCCTGCGTCACCTCCTGCCCCACGATCCGCGGGTCGTCCTCGTCGCCCCAGCGGGTCTTGTCGCCGAGTTCGACGCCGAAGCCCTGTAGGAACCCCTGATTGCGCAGCACATCCACCGAGGGCTGCGACACGTCGAGGTTCAGGAGCGCGATCCGCGCATCGCCGGCCGCATCGCCCATCCGCGCCTTGGCCCATTTGCCGATCAGCTCGCCCGCAAGGAAGTTGTCGGTGGCGAAGGTGCCGTCGGCCGCATCGATCGGATCGAGCGGCGTGTCGAGCGCGATCACGAGAAGGCCCGCGTCGCGCGCCTTCTGCACCGAGGGCACGATGCCCTTCGTGTCCGAGGCGGTGATGAGGATGCCCTTGGCCCCGTCGGCGATGCAGGTCTCGATGGCCGCCACCTGGCTCTCGCTGTCGCCGTCGATGCGGCCCGCATAGGACTTGAGCGTGATCCCCAGTTCCTCCGCCTTCGCGGTGGCGCCTTCCTTCATCTTCACGAAGAAGGGGTTGGTGTCGGTCTTGGTGATCAGGCAGGCCGTCATGTCCTGCGCAAGGGCGGGCAGGGCCGACAGGGCAAGCGCCGCCGCGCCCCCCATGAGGGCGAGTTTGAATTGGGTCACGATGTCTCCTCCCGGAAGCGGGCCTCTCTCCGCCCGCCGTTCATGTGGCGCTGGCGTCCTCCCGCCGCGACGCCTTCATGGAAGCCGATTCCCGATCTTGCGTCAATAAATAATTCAAAGTGATTTAGTATTGACAGGATGGCCCTTCGCCGCCCCAATGGCTAAGGGAGGCCCGCTCGTCGGGCAGGGAGAGCGGGGTGAGACAGGGACAGGAGACGGCGGAACGGTCGGGCGGGGCCGAGCCCGGGCTGCGCGGCTCGAACCAGAGCGGGATGCGCGCGCATAACGAGCGCCTCGTGCTGTCGCTCGTTCGCCGCGAGGGGGCGCTGGCCAAGTCCGACATCGCGCGGATGACGGGGCTGTCGGCACAGACCGTCTCGGTCATCATGCGCGAGCTGGAGCGCGACGGCCTCCTGCGCCGGGGCGAACCGATCCGCGGGCGGATCGGCCAGCCGTCGGTGCCGATGTCGCTCGCGCCGGAGGGCGCCTATTTCCTCGGCCTCAAGATCGGCCGCCGCTCGGCCGAGCTGGTGCTGATCGACTTTCTCGGCCGGCCCGTCGCCTCGCGCCGGAGGCTCTATCCCTACCCCACGCCCGATGCGGTGGTGGCCTTCACCGCCGAGACCCTGCCCCGGCTGATGGAGAGCCTGTCGCCCGAAAGCCGCACGCGTGTGGGGGGCCTCGGCATCGCCATGCCGTTCCAGCTCTGGAACTGGGTCAGCTATGTGGGCGCGCCGCAGGCCGAGATGGACGCCTGGCGCACCCGCGACATCCAGAGCGAGCTCGCCGCCCTGACCGGCCTGCCCGTCCATGTCCGCAACGATGCAACGGCCGCCTGCGGGGCGGAACTCGTCTTCGGCAGCGGCGCGCGGCCCAAGGACTTCCTCTACTTCTACTTCGCCTATTTCATCGGCGGCGGCCTCGTCCTCAACGGGCACCTCTTCGCGGGGCGGACGGGCAATGCGGCGGGCGTGGGCCCCATGCCGGTGCCGGGCCGCGACGGCCAGATGCGGAGGCTTCTGAACGTGGCCTCGATGTCCGTCCTCGCCGAGGCGTTGGAGCAAGCGGGCGAGCCCTCGGCCGCGCTCTGGGAGGATCCCGGGCGCTGGGAGGTGAGCGGCCCGATCCTCGAGGAGTGGCTCGAAGGAGCGGCAGCAGGCCTCGCCTCGGCCATCCTCTCGGCCGCCGCGCTGGTCGAGATGGAGACGGTGGTGATCGACGGCTGGATGCCGCCCGCGATCCGGGCCGACATCGTGCGGCGCACCCATGCGGCGCTGCACCGGCTCGACCTGTCCGGCATCGAGCCGCCGCTGATCCGGGAGGGCACCGTCGGTGCTCAGGCCCGTGCCCTCGGGGCGGCTGCGATCCCCCTGTCGCAACGCTACCTCGTCGAGGCGATGGGCGCCGGGCAGGAGAGCTAGCTTTTCGCGCCTGCGACGCTTGACTTGTGAAGGTCAGAGCACCAGTTTGGCCAAAATCTCGCTGAACGTGAAAGAAATTCATGACCTCACGACCTTTCGCACCCGGAAAGGAGGCGCCGGCGGCATGTCTCTGGCTCTGATTGCCGCTCTCCCGTTTCTCGGGGCCCTGCTTCCGGGCCTGATGATCCGATCCGGGCGCACCGCCTGCGCCGTCGTCACAGGCAGCGTCACCGCCCTCGCGCTTCTGATGCTGGGGCTCCATGCCCCCGCCGTGCTCCGGGGCGAGATCGTGCAGACGCGCATCGACTGGATGCCCGGCCTCGGTCTCAACGCGAATTTCTTTCTCGACGGGCTCGGACTGCTGTTCGCCGGGCTGATCCTCGGGATCGGCCTGCTCATCATCCTCTACGCGCGCTTCTACCTCTCGCGGCAGGATTCGATGGGGCAGTTCTACAGCTATCTCATGCTGTTCCAGGGCGCGATGGTGGGGATCGTCCTGTCGGACAATATCCTTCTGCTCCTCGTCTTCTGGGAGCTGACCTCGCTGTCGTCCTTCCTGCTCATCGGCTACTGGAAGCACCTGCCCGCGGGCCGTCAGGGGGCGCGGATGGCGCTGACCGTCACCGGCATGGGCGGCCTCTCGATGATCGCGGGGATGCTGATCCTCGGCCAGATCGCGGGCAGCTACGATCTGACGGTGATCCTTCAGGCGCGGGACGCGATCCATGCGTCGGAGTGGTATCTGCCGGCGCTGGTGCTGATCCTGATCGGCTGTTTCACCAAGTCGGCGCAGTTCCCGTTCCATTTCTGGCTGCCGCACGCCATGGCCGCGCCCACGCCGGTCTCGGCCTATCTGCATTCGGCCACGATGGTGAAGGCGGGGCTCTTCCTCATGGCGCGAATGTGGCCCGCGCTGGCCGGCACGCCGGAGTGGTTCTATCTCGTCGCCACCACCGGCCTCGTGACGATGGTCGTGGCCGCCAAGATCGCACTCTTCAAGGACGATCTGAAGGCGCTCCTCGCCTTCTCGACCGTCTCGCATCTCGGCCTCATCACGATGCTTCTGGGCTTCGGCACCAAGTCCGCCGCCATTGCCGCCATCTTCCACATCATCAATCACGCGACCTTCAAGGCCGCGCTCTTCATGACCGCGGGCATCGTCGACCACGAGGCCCACACGCGCGACCTGAAGCGGCTCGGCGGCCTGCGCAAGCTGATGCCCATCACCTTCACCATCGGCACCGTCGCGGCGCTGTCGATGGCGGGCATCCCGCCGCTGAACGGGTTCCTCTCGAAGGAGATGATGCTCGAGGAGGCCGCCCACACCGTCTGGTCCGGCCAGGCCTGGCTGATGCCGGTCTTCGCCACGCTGGGCGCGCTCTTCTCGGTGGCCTATTCGCTGCGCTTCGTGGCCCACACCTTCCTCGGGCCGGTGCGCGACGACTATCCCCACCGCCCGCACGATCCGGGCTTCGGCATGTGGGCGGCCCCCGCCTTTCTCGCGGCGCTCGTCGTGGCCATCGGCCTTGCGCCGATGCCGATGGCGGCCTGGCTGGTGGATGCGGCGGCGGGCGCCACCACGGGCGAGGCGGTCCATGCCCATATCTACCACTGGCACGGGCTGACCCCCGCGCTCTGGATGTCGGTCGCGGCCATCGGCGGCGGCCTCGTGCTCCTCGGCCTCCACGCGCCGCTGATGCGCGCGTGGCTCGCCACCCCGCGCCCCGAGGCCAAGCGCCTGTTCGACGGTGTGGTGGAGCCGCTCGCAGCCTTCGCGCGGCGTCTCTCCACGGGGCTGCATGACGGGGCGCTCAGCCGCTATTTCGCCATCGCCACCTTCGCGATCCTTGCCGTGGGTCTCTATGCCTTCTTCTCGGGCGGCCACTCCGCCGGGACGCGGGCCCCGACCCCCGTCGAGGTGGTGCCTGCCGCGGGCTGGCTTCTCCTGATCGTTTCGACCGTGACGCTGGTCCTCTTCCACCACAACCGCGTGGTGGCACTGGTGGTGCTGGGCGTGGTGGGCCTCGTCGTCTCGATGGGGTTCGCCTATCTCTCGGCCCCCGACCTCGCCCTGACGCAGATCCTCGTCGAGGTGGCGACGGTGATGCTTCTGCTGCTCGCGCTGAACTTCCTGCCCAAACGGACGCCGATGGAGAGCTCGGCCTCGCGGCGGTTCCGCGACGGGATCCTGTCGGCAGGCGCGGGCCTTGGCGTCGGCTGCCTCATCTACATGATGATGACGCGGGACTTCGCCTTCCCCACCATCGCGGACTATCACCTCGCGAATGCCAAGACGGGCGGCGGCGGCACCAATGTCGTCAACGTGATCCTCGTCGACTTCCGCGGCTACGACACGTTCGGCGAGATCACGGTGCTGGGCATCGCGGCCCTCGTGATCTTCGCCGTCACCGAGACGATCCTGCGGCCCGGCCCGGCCAACAGCCGCCTCCTCTCCTGGGCGCAGGAGCATCGGCAGGCGGGCGACCGCCATCCGCTGATGCTCGTGGTGGCCACGCGGATGATGCTGCCGGTGGCGATCGTCGTGGGGATCTACATCTTCCTGCGCGGCCACAACATGCCGGGCGGCGGCTTCATCGCGGGCCTCGTGGTGGCCATCGCCGCGCTCATGCAATACATGGCCTCGGGCTTCGGCTGGACGGCCGCGCGCAAGCGGTTCGAATATCACGCGCTGATCGCGATGGGCGTGCTCATCGCCGGCGCGGCCGGGGTCGGCGCCTGGTTCGCGGGACGGCCGTTCCTGACCTCGGACTACGGCTACGTCCACCTGCCCCCGCTCGAGGAGTTCGAACTGGCCACCGCGATGATCTTCGACACCGGCGTCTTCCTCGCCGTGCTGGGTGCGGTTCTGCTGGCGCTGGCCTCGATCTCGCGGATCGCCGTCCGCGCCGGCGAGGAGGTTTCCTCGTCGCCCTATGACATCGACCTGCCGCGCGACGGCTTCGGAGACCGCTGATGGAGATCCTCGTCGCTTCCGCCGTGGGCACCCTGACCGCCGCCGGGATCTACCTGATCCTGCGGATGCGGACCTTCCCCGTGATCGTGGGGCTGGCCCTGCTGAGCTATGCCGTGAACGTCTTCATCTTCGCCTCTGGCCGTCTCGCGGTCGGTCTGCCGCCGGTTCTGTCCAAGACCGCTGAGGCCTACACCGACCCGTTGACCCAGGCGCTCGTGCTGACGGCCATCGTGATCTCCTTCGGCATGACCGCGGTGATCGTGATGGTGGCGCTCGGCGCCTTCCTCGAGGCCGGCACCGACCGGATGGACAGCGACGACGAGGCCGGCCAATGAACCACTGGATCATTGCCCCCGTCGTCCTGCCGGCCGTGATCGCGCCCCTGATCGTGCTGCTCATGCGCCACGATCTCGTGCTGCAACGGGTCTTCTCGCTGGCCGCGACCGTCGCGCTCTGCGGCGTGGCGGGCGTGCTTCTGGCCACCGCCGCCACCAATCCGCCCGAGGCCTATTTCCTCGGCAACTGGCCCGCGCCCTTCGGCATCGTGCTGGTCCTCGACCGGCTGGCGGCGATGATGGTGGCGCTCACCGCCTTTCTCGCGCTGATGGTGCAGCTCTACGCGATCGGCAGCGGCTGGGACCGGCGCGGCCAGCATTTCCACGCGCTCTTCCAGTTCCAGCTCATGGGGATCTGCGGCGCCTTCCTGACGGGCGACGCCTTCAACCTCTTCGTCTTCTTCGAGGTTCTGCTGATCGCGAGCTACGGGCTCATGATCCACGGCGGCGGCCGGGCGCGGCTGCGCTCGGGCGTGCAGTATGTGGCCTACAACCTCGTGGGCTCGACCCTCTTCCTCTTCGCGCTGGCCACGATCTACTCGGTGGCGGGCACCCTCAACATGGCCGATCTGGCCGAGCGGATCGCCGCCCTGCCCGAGGGCGAGGCCGCCATCCTTCGCGTCGCGGGCGTGCTGCTGCTGGTCGTCTTCGCGATCAAGGGCGCGCTGGTGCCGTTCCAGTTCTGGCTGCCCGGCACCTATGCCTCGGCCCCGGGGCCGGTGGCCGCGCTCTTCGCCGTCATGACCAAGGTGGGCGCCTATGCGGTGATCCGGGTCTTCAGCCTGATATTCCCGCCCGAGACGCCCGCCACCGGCGCCTTCTTCTCCGAGCTCCTCTTGCCCGCGGCGCTGGTGACGCTCGCGCTTGGCGCTGTGGGCGTTCTGGGCGCGGCGAGCCTCGGGCGGCTCGTGGCCTTCGGCGCCATCGCCTCGATGGGCACGCTCTTCACCGCGATCTCGGGCTTCTCGCCCGAGACGACCGCCGCGGCGCTGTTCTACCTCCTGCATTCGACGCTGGCGACGGCGGTCCTGTTCCTCGTGGCCGATCTCGTGCTGGCCCGGCGCGGCAGCGAAGACCTGATCCAGCGCCGTCCGCCCATCGCGCAGGAGGGGCTGATCGCCTCGCTCTTCTTCCTGGGCGCCATCGCGCTGGCGGGGATGCCGCCGCTGTCGGGCTTCCTCGGCAAGCTCCAGATCCTCGACGCGCTGCGCGGCCCGAACATGGTGGCGGTCTGGGCCACCGTGCTCGTCACCTCGCTCCTGATGATCGTGGGCTTTGCGCGGGCGGGCAGCCTCCTGTTCTGGAAGTCGCATGAAACGCTGATGGAGGCCGATCCGCACGAGCCCGATGTGCTGTCCTTCGCCGCGGTTGGCGGCCTCGTGGCTGCTCTCGTGGCCCTGACGCTCGCGGCGGGCCCGGTGTCGGGCGCGCTCGGCTCGGTGGCCACGGAACTGGCCGAACGCACGCCCTACATCGCCGCGAACCGCCTCACGGAGCAGCCGCAATGATCCGCAGGCTCTTTCCCCATCCGTGGCTCACGGTCACGCTGATCTTCGTCTGGATGCTACTCGTCAACAAGCTGGCTCTGGGCAGCCTCGTCTTCGCCGTGCTGCTCGGCATCGCCATCCCGCTGCTCGTGGCGCCCTACTGGCCGGGACAGACCCAGCTCAAGAGCCCGCTGCGCCTCGCGGCCTATGTGGGTCTGGTGATCTGGGATATCATCAAGGCCAACCTCACGGTCGCCAAGATCGTGCTGTTCTATCCGACCGAGAAGATCCGCTCGGCCTGGATCGCCGTTCCGATCGAGCTCACCTCGCCCGAGGCGATCTCGATGCTGGCGGGCACGATCACCCTCACGCCCGGCACGGTCGTGACCGACGTCTCGGCCTGCGGGCGGGTGCTGCTCGTGCACTGCCTGCACGCGCCCGACCCCGATGCGGTGCGCGAGGAGATCAAGACCCGCTACGAAGCCCGCCTCAAGAGGATCTTCGCATGATCGCACTCGCCCTGACCTACGCGCTCGGCTGCTTCGGCGTGGCGCTCCTGTTCAACCTCGTGCGGCTCCTGCAGGGGCCGACCATCGCCGACCGGATCCTTGCGCTCGATACGATGGTCATCAACATGATCGCGCTGATCGTGCTCTACGGCATCCGCGGCGGCGGGACGATGACCTTCGAGGCCGCGCTGCTCTTCGCGATGACGGGCTTCGTCTCGACGGTGGCCTACGCGAAGTTCGTCCTGCGCGGCAACATCATCGAGTGATACTCATGGACATGGCCCTCGAGATCCTGATTTCCGCCCTGCTCGTCATCGCCGGCACCTTCGGCCTGATCGGCAGCTTCGGCCTCCTGCGGCTGCGCGATGCGGTGCAGCGGCTCCATGCGCCGACCAAGGCCACCACGGTGGGGGTGGGTGCGGCGCTGATCGCTTCGGTGATCGACCTCTACCACTATCAGGACACGCTCACCTGGCAGGAGCTTCTGGTCGCCGCCTTCCTCTTCATCACCGCGCCGATCACCGCCCTCTTCCTCGGCAAGATCCACATGCACCAGAGCATCCCGCGCGAGAAGCTGCCCGACACCGGCACGAAGCGCGACTGGGCCACGTTCGATCCGACTTTCAAGGGCCCCGAGCCGAAGCTGCCCGGAGACTGACCTTCCCGCGACGCTTCCCGGGCCGCCTGCAAACGGAGCGTGGCCCCGCGACGCTACTTAACGTCGCTTGACCGGCGGCGGGCCGCATGCTTCTGGAGCAGGAGCTTTGCTCCGCGGAAAGGTGCGCCCTCCAATGCTCGATCTGACGTCTCACTGGGCGGGGATTCTCTCCCTCGTCATATTCGTGGCTGCCTACATCCTCGTGGTGTTCGAAGAGGCCACGCACCTGCGGAAAAGCAAGCCGGTGATGCTGGCTGCGGGCCTGATCTGGTTGCTGATCGGGCTGGCCTACGCGATCGCCGGCCGCGGCGAGGAGACCTACGAACTCTCCGCCCACATCATCGAGGAATATGGCGAGCTGTTCCTGTTTCTGCTCGTCGCCATCACCTATGTGAACACGCTCGAGGAGCGGCGCGGCTTCGAGGTGCTGCGGGCGAAACTCGTGAGCATGGGGCTCAGCTACCGCAGCCTGTTCCTCCTCACGGGCGCGCTGTCGTTCTTCCTGTCCGGCATCCTCGACAACCTGACGACGGCCCTCGTGATGGGCACGGTGGTCATGGCGCTCGGCTCGCACTCGCCGCGCTTCGTCACCATCGGCTGCATCTCGATCGTCGTGGCGGCCAATGCGGGCGGCGCCTTCACCCCCTTCGGCGACATCACCACCCTGATGGTCTGGCAGAAGGGCAGGCTCGACTTCTTCGAGTTCTTCGCCATCCTGATCCCCTCGCTGGTGAACTGGGCGGTGCCTGCCGCGATCCTGTTCTTCGCCGTGCCGAAGGGCACTCCGGACGCGCAGGCCGAAACGATCCGCGCCAAGCCCGGCGCGCTCGGCGTGGCGATCCTCTTCGCCGCCACCATCGTGACCGCCGTCAGCTTCAAGAACTTCCTCAATCTGCCGCCGGCCCTCGGCATGATGCTGGGCCTCGGCTATCTCCAGCTCTGGTCCTATGTCCTCAAGCAGAAGGGCACGCGCTGGCGCGACGACGACATGGTGCTCGACAGTTTCCACCAGATCCAGCGGGTCGAGTGGGATACGCTGCTGTTCTTCTTCGGCATCATCTTCGCCGTGGGCGGGCTCGGCGTTCTGGGCTACCTCACGCTCGCCTCCGAGCTGCTCTACACCGACCTCGGACCGACTGCCGCCAACATCATCATCGGCGCCCTCTCGGCCATCGTCGACAACATCCCGCTGATGTTCGCGGTGCTGACGATGGACCCTGCCATGTCGCACGGCGAATGGCTGCTCATCACCCTCACCTGCGGCGTGGGGGGCTCGATGCTCGCGATCGGGTCGGCGGCCGGCGTCGCGCTCATGGGGCAGGCCAAGGGCGCCTACACCTTCATGGCGCACCTGAAATGGACCTGGGCCATCGCGCTCGGCTATTTCGCCTCGATCGGCGCGCATCTCGTCATCAACGCGCACCATTTCTGAGGTGCGGGCCGCGCCTTCGGGCGCGGCCTTCCCGTTCCGCCGCGGTGGCCGGTCAGGCGTGGCCTGCGGTCGACGAGAGCGTCAGCGGGTCGATCCCCATATGGCGCAGCATCCCGGTCCATTTGCCGGGATCATCGTCCGAGAAGACGAGTTCGGAGGGCGCCTCGGCCGTCAGCCAGTCGTTGCGCTGCACCTCCGCCTCGAGCTGCCCCGGCCCCCAGCCGGAATAGCCCAGCGCCATCAGCGCCGAGCTGGGCCCCTGCCCCCGCGCCAGCGCTTCGAGAATGTCGACGGTGGCGGTCATGCCGAACTTGCCCGAGACCAGCATCGTGGCCCCCACACTCATGTAATCGGGCGAATGGAGCACGAATCCCCGCCCCCTCTCCATCGGACCGCCAAGATGCACCCGGATGTCGCGGCCGTTCGGCGCACGCGGGATGTTCAACTGCTCGAGCATGCCGGCGAAGCTGAGGTCCTCCACCGGCTTGTTGACGACAAGCCCCATCGCGCCGTCGGGCGAATGAGCGCAGATCAGCACGAGGCTGCGTTCGAATCGCGGATCCGCCATGCTGGGCATGGCGATGAGCAGGCTTCCTGAGAGATCCATGCGCGCCTCCCTTTCCCCGACTATGGGGCGGCGCAGGCACCGGCTCAAGGGGGGGACGCCGCCACAGTCGCGCGAGGCGCGGGCGGGTTGGCGCAGTTGTGACTTTCCAACCGCCCCCTGCTGCGGAATTGTGCGTCCATGCTGATCCGATTGTTCCTCGCCTCGTGTCTGGCCCTGGCTGCTCTGCCGGCCGCCGCGACTCCGCCCGACCAGATCCTCAAGGCCGAACTCCTGCCCGGCTGGCGCGAGGGCGGCCGGCATATCGCCGCCCTCCGGCTGAAACTCGCGCCCGGCTGGAAGACCTACTGGCGCAGCCCCGGCGAGGCCGGCATCCCGCCCGAGTTCGACTGGAGCGGCTCCAGGAACGTGTCGGGCGTGCGGATGCACTGGCCCGTGCCGCATGTCTTCAGCCTGAACGGGATGCAGACCATCGGGTACCGCGACGAGGTGGTGCTGCCCTTCGAGGTCGAGACCCGCGACGCGCGAGAGCCCGTCCGCCTCAGGGCGCGGGTCGATCTGGGCGTCTGCCGCGACATCTGCGTACCCGCGGAATTCGAGCTCGACGGCGAGCTGGGGCCCGTGGGCGCGCCCGATCCGATCATCTCGGCCGCGCTCCGCTCGCGCCCCGAAACCGGCCGCGAGGCAGGCGTGGGCCGGGTGGCCTGCCGGGTGGACCCGATCGACGACGGGCTGCGGCTCACGGCCGAGCTCGACCTGCCCGCGACCGGCGGCGCCGAGGTGGTGGTGATGGAGCCCGGAACGCCGGCGATCTGGACCTCCGAGGCGGTCACGTCCCGGCAGGGAGCCCGACTCGTCGCCGTGTCAGACATGGTCGGGCCGGACGGCGTGCCCTTCGCTCTCGACCGCTCGGCGGTCACGCTCACCGTTCTGGGCGACCGCCGCGCGGTCGAGATCCGGGGCTGCCCGGCACCCTGAGGCGGGACCGCCGCGACTGCGGCCGCCGGGGCGGGGGCTCGATGCCCCCGACGCGGCGTCCTCCCCGTCCCACACTGCCCCGCCGCCTCGCTGTCCGCAGCCCAGCCGCGCCGAGCCCAGCCGCGCCGAAGTCGGCTCCCCCGCACGAACTTCCGCGCGCCCGGCCCCCGCCCGCCTCAGCGCGTGAGCCGCGCCTTCACCTCCAGAAGATCCGCCCAAGCCTCGCGCTTGGCCTCGGGATTGCGCAACAGATAGGCCGGGTGGCACATCGGCATCACCGGCCGGCCCCAGGCCTCGGCCCAGCGACCGCGGAGCCGGGTGATTCCCGTCCGCCCCAGCAGCGCCGCGCAGGCCGTGTTGCCCGTCACCACGATCAGGTCGGGCGCGGCCAGCTCCACATGCCGTGCGAGGAAGGGCGTCATCATCGCCACCTCCTCCGCCGAAGGATCGCGATTCTGCGGCGGCCGCCAGGGCATCACATTGGTGATATAGAGCGCGGTCTCGGCATCCGGGCTCGTGCGGGAGAGGCCGATCGCCGCGAACATCCGGTCGAGAAGCTGCCCCGCCCGGCCCACGAAGGGCCGGCCCGCCGCATCCTCCTCGCGCCCCGGCGCCTCGCCGATCAGCATGAGCCGCGCCGCCGGATGGCCGTCCGAGAAGACCGTGTTCCGCGCGCCCCGCTTCAGATCGCAGTGGTCGTAGGCCGCCATCGCCTCCCGCAGCGCCTCGAGGGTGGGCGCGGCCGCGGCCGCGCGCCGCGCCTCCTCCACCGGATCGGCCGCCGCGACCGGATCGGGCGCGGCCGTCGCCGCCACCGCGGCGGCGGCAGCCTTCGGCACCGGTTGCGCGTCGCCCAGCTCGTAACGGTTCACCGGCGCATCGAGGATCGCCTCGGTCGCGCCGAGATCCACCTGCCAGGCCAGCGCCGCCAGCGCCGCGTTCCAGTCCAGCCCGTCCATCGCCCCTCCGACTCGCGCGCCGACCCTAGGCCGCGGCCCGTCTCCCGGCAACCGCCTTGCCCCGCGGGGCCCGCCTTCCTATAAGCGCCGCAGCCCGGTCCTCGAGGGAGTTGCCCATGACCTTCCGCGCCCGCCACCTGCTCGGCATCGAGCATCTGGCCCCCGACGAGATCCGCTCCGTCCTCGACCTCGCCGACAGTTATGTGGACCTCAACCGCCGCACGATGAAGCAGTCGGACGCGCTGGCGGGGATGACCCAGATCAACATGTTCTTCGAGAATTCCACCCGCACCCAGTCGAGCTTCGAGCTTGCGGGCAAGCGGCTCGGCGCGGATGTGATGAACATGGCGGTGGCGCAGAGCTCGGTGAAGAAGGGCGAGACGCTCCTCGACACCGCCATGACGCTGAACGCGATGCACCCCGATCTCCTCGTGGTGCGCCACCCGGCCTCCGGCGCCGTCAACCTCCTGGCCTCCAAGGTGAATTGCGCCGTCCTCAACGCGGGCGACGGACGGCACGAACATCCGACGCAGGCGCTCCTCGATGCGCTCACCATCCGCCGCGCCAAGGGCCGCATCCAGCGCCTGACCGTCGCCATCTGCGGCGACATCGCCCACAGCCGGGTCGCGCGCTCGAACCTGATCCTGCTCGGCAAGATGGAGAACCGCGTGCGCCTGATCGCGCCGCCCACGCTGATGCCGCCGGGGGTGGGCGAGTTCGGCTGCGAGCTGTACGACGACATGAAGAAGGGCCTCGAAGGCGCCGATGTGGTGATGATGCTGCGCCTCCAGAAAGAGCGGATGGACGGGGCCTTCATCCCTTCCGAGCGCGAATACTACCACCGGTTCGGTCTCGACGCCGAGAAGCTCGCCTTCGCCAAGGAGGATGCGATCGTCATGCATCCGGGCCCGATGAACCGCGGGGTCGAGATCGACGGCACGCTCGCCGACGACATCAACCGCTCGGTGATCCAGGATCAGGTCGAGATGGGGGTGGCGGTGCGCATGGCCTGCATGGATCTTCTGGCGCGGAACTTGCGTGCCGAGCGGGGCCGTGCGGCCGTGGGGGTGATGGCATGAGCCTGCTTCTCACCAACGCCCGGCTGATCGACCCCGAGGGCGGCACCGAGACCGAGGGCGACCTGCT contains:
- a CDS encoding Na+/H+ antiporter subunit G, producing the protein MDMALEILISALLVIAGTFGLIGSFGLLRLRDAVQRLHAPTKATTVGVGAALIASVIDLYHYQDTLTWQELLVAAFLFITAPITALFLGKIHMHQSIPREKLPDTGTKRDWATFDPTFKGPEPKLPGD
- the nhaD gene encoding sodium:proton antiporter NhaD, which translates into the protein MLDLTSHWAGILSLVIFVAAYILVVFEEATHLRKSKPVMLAAGLIWLLIGLAYAIAGRGEETYELSAHIIEEYGELFLFLLVAITYVNTLEERRGFEVLRAKLVSMGLSYRSLFLLTGALSFFLSGILDNLTTALVMGTVVMALGSHSPRFVTIGCISIVVAANAGGAFTPFGDITTLMVWQKGRLDFFEFFAILIPSLVNWAVPAAILFFAVPKGTPDAQAETIRAKPGALGVAILFAATIVTAVSFKNFLNLPPALGMMLGLGYLQLWSYVLKQKGTRWRDDDMVLDSFHQIQRVEWDTLLFFFGIIFAVGGLGVLGYLTLASELLYTDLGPTAANIIIGALSAIVDNIPLMFAVLTMDPAMSHGEWLLITLTCGVGGSMLAIGSAAGVALMGQAKGAYTFMAHLKWTWAIALGYFASIGAHLVINAHHF
- a CDS encoding YqgE/AlgH family protein — protein: MDLSGSLLIAMPSMADPRFERSLVLICAHSPDGAMGLVVNKPVEDLSFAGMLEQLNIPRAPNGRDIRVHLGGPMERGRGFVLHSPDYMSVGATMLVSGKFGMTATVDILEALARGQGPSSALMALGYSGWGPGQLEAEVQRNDWLTAEAPSELVFSDDDPGKWTGMLRHMGIDPLTLSSTAGHA
- a CDS encoding protein-disulfide reductase DsbD domain-containing protein — translated: MLIRLFLASCLALAALPAAATPPDQILKAELLPGWREGGRHIAALRLKLAPGWKTYWRSPGEAGIPPEFDWSGSRNVSGVRMHWPVPHVFSLNGMQTIGYRDEVVLPFEVETRDAREPVRLRARVDLGVCRDICVPAEFELDGELGPVGAPDPIISAALRSRPETGREAGVGRVACRVDPIDDGLRLTAELDLPATGGAEVVVMEPGTPAIWTSEAVTSRQGARLVAVSDMVGPDGVPFALDRSAVTLTVLGDRRAVEIRGCPAP
- a CDS encoding uracil-DNA glycosylase, with amino-acid sequence MDGLDWNAALAALAWQVDLGATEAILDAPVNRYELGDAQPVPKAAAAAVAATAAPDPVAAADPVEEARRAAAAAPTLEALREAMAAYDHCDLKRGARNTVFSDGHPAARLMLIGEAPGREEDAAGRPFVGRAGQLLDRMFAAIGLSRTSPDAETALYITNVMPWRPPQNRDPSAEEVAMMTPFLARHVELAAPDLIVVTGNTACAALLGRTGITRLRGRWAEAWGRPVMPMCHPAYLLRNPEAKREAWADLLEVKARLTR
- a CDS encoding aspartate carbamoyltransferase catalytic subunit, which codes for MTFRARHLLGIEHLAPDEIRSVLDLADSYVDLNRRTMKQSDALAGMTQINMFFENSTRTQSSFELAGKRLGADVMNMAVAQSSVKKGETLLDTAMTLNAMHPDLLVVRHPASGAVNLLASKVNCAVLNAGDGRHEHPTQALLDALTIRRAKGRIQRLTVAICGDIAHSRVARSNLILLGKMENRVRLIAPPTLMPPGVGEFGCELYDDMKKGLEGADVVMMLRLQKERMDGAFIPSEREYYHRFGLDAEKLAFAKEDAIVMHPGPMNRGVEIDGTLADDINRSVIQDQVEMGVAVRMACMDLLARNLRAERGRAAVGVMA